The Thermodesulfatator atlanticus DSM 21156 genome segment TTTGGTATTTGGAGTGGTCTTATTCTTGTTGTTAGCGGCATAATCCTCACACGCATCTACTTAACTAGACAAGGAGGTGTGTCATGACGCTTACATATCCTATTGCTTTTCTTATTGTTGCTATCAGTGTGTTCATCTCCATCTACATCAGCTTCTATTTTCGCAAACACACCCGTACCACCGCGGCCTTTTACGTGGCAGAGGGGCGTATTCCTTGGAGAATTAACGGCATGGCCATGTTCGGAGACTACTGTAGTGCAGCAAGCTTTCTTGGTGTTGCCGGTGCTATTTCTCTTATGGGGGTTGACGGTTGGTGGCTGGCCCTGGGATTTTTCGCAACCTGGATGGCGGTTCTCTTTCTCGTGGCAGCTCCCCTTAAAAATGCCGGTAAATTTACCGTAGGAGACGTGCTTGGCGCCAGGTTTGGACACAGCAAAGGTATTCGTACGGTTTCCATGCTGACTACTATCGTGTTGTGTTCTCTTTATCTGGTGCCACAGATTGTGGGTGCTGGTCACCTTTTTAAACTCTTATTAGGCTGGCACTATCTCACCACGGTTATTGTTTCAGGTATATTGATTACCGCGCTGGTTGTTTTGGGAGGCATGCGCGGGACTACTTTTAACCAGGCTGTTCAAGGAGTGGTGCTCTTAGGCGCTATGTTAATTCTCTTAATTAGCGCCACTATTATCTATTTTGACGGAAACATTTTAAATATCATCAAGACCGCTAAGAAAATGGTCCCCACAGTTGTTGCTGCTAAACAAATTCCCGATGTGGTTAAGAACGCGCCGGATGCTGTAGCAGCGGTTGAGGCCGCGCGTAAAGCGCTTCCTGATGCCCCCAGTGCCTTGACCCCTGGTGTTGGTTTGCGAGACTTTTGGAATCACCTGAGCCTGGTTCTTGGTTTGTTTATCGGTGTGCTTGGACTTCCCCACATCTTGATTCGTTTTTACACGGTGCGCGATGCAAAAGCCGCCCAGAAAAGTATCGAGTTTACCATCTGGGGGCTCGCCATCTTTTATACCTCGGTTCTGTTTGTGGGCCTTGCCATTATGTACGCCCTTTATCCTGTTTTAGTTGATCTGGTAGCCACTGGTAAAAAAGGTGTGGCCACTAACATGGCGGTTCCCATGCTTGGGCAAAAGATAGGCGGAGAGCTTTTTCTTGGTATCATCGCTGCGGGCGCGCTTGCAGCTATGTTAAGTACCTGTACTGGACTTTTGATCACCGCCACCACCAGTATCGCCCACGACCTCTATGCTTCTATCTTCAAACCCCACAGTCCGGACGAAGAGCGCGTGAGCTTTGCCAAAAAAGCCGTATTTGTGCTAGCTGGTATCTCCATTGCTCTTGCTATTTGGCTTAAAAATCAAAACGTCGGTATGCTTGTCGGTATGTCTTTTGGGATTGCGGCAAGCACCTTTGCCCCAGCCCTTATTCTTACGGTTTGGTGGCCAAGGCTTACGAAACAGGGGGTTGTATGGGGTATGGCCACAGGGCTTGTCGTTTCACTTGTTTTTACCTTTGCACGCTTTTTTAAGCTTAAAAGCCTTTTAGGCCTCCAGGTGCTGGTGAATCCAGCCCTTTACAGTGTGCCGGTAGCTTTTGCGGTGATGGTAATTGTCAGTCTCTTGACCAAAGATACCGGTGAGGTAGAGAAATTCTTTGCTCTTGCCCATCGCAGGAAATAGCCCTAAAGGGGCCCTTTGTGGGCCCCTTTGTATTCTTTGTAGGTTATGGAATTCAACGAGGCAAAAAACTGGCTTTCGGGATTTCAGTTTCACGGAATAAAGCCGGGCCTTTCGCGTATCAACAAACTTTTAGCTTCCCTTGGACATCCAGAAAAAAATTATCCGTGTGTGCACCTTGCTGGTACAAATGGCAAGGGTTCTACAGCAGCGTTTCTTGAAAGTATCTTACGGGCCCACGGCTTAAAAACAGGTCTTTACACCTCGCCTCACCTCGTAAGTGTTTGTGAGCGCTTTAAAATCAACGGAAAAAACTTATCAGAAGAAAAATTCGCCAAATATTGCACCGACGTAAAGGAAGTTCTGGGGACAGGCGAAGCTACCTATTTTGAACTTACTACGGCGATTGCTTTTTGGGCCTTTTCCCAGGAAAAAATAGACATAGCAATAATTGAATGCGGGCTTGGGGGAAGGCTTGACGCTACTAACGTAATCACACCTGCCCTGAGCATTATCACCCCTATTAGCTACGACCATATGGCCTATCTGGGAGAAACCCTTTCTCAAATCGCCAGAGAAAAAGCCGGCATTATAAAGCCAGGGATTCCCGTGGTACTTGCCCCTCAAAGAGAAGAAGCAAGAGAAGTGATTCTTAAAAGTGCCAGGCAAAAAAAGGCACCTGTTTACCAATATGGGCGTGATTTTCGTTGCAAACCGTTAACAAAAGATACTCATCGTTATGAGGGGGCACATGTTTTTGAAGGACTTGTCCTGTCTCTTCGTGGTGAGTACCAGGTAGAAAACATGGCCCTTGCCATTAAGGCGGCTGAAATCCTAGAGGAAAAGGGTTTTTTGCGTCTCTCAGAAGAAAAATTGAAAAAGGCCTTATCTACGACTTTCTGGCCCTGTCGTTTTGAGTTTTTGCCTTTTGAGCCGCCAGTTATTCTTGATGCCGCACACAACGAGGAAGGCATAAATCTTCTTCTCAAAAATCTTTCTCAAGCCGGTATCGAAAAGTTTATCCTTCTTTTTGCAGCTTCAAATGAAGGAGGAACCAAGCCTTTTTACAAAATGCTTGAAAAAATTATGCCCAAGGCGGCAAAGATTTTCATTTGCGAACCGCCAGGGCCTCGTGCTCCGGTAACCATTGAAGAGTGGAAAAAGGCCCTCAATAGCAATGAAAACATTTCATACTACAAATCCTGGGAAGAAGCCCTTTTAGCTGCACGAAAAAGCCAGGGGAAGCTCCCTTTGGTAGTAGCAGGCTCTCTTTATCTTGCAGGGCGGGTGCGCAATGCTTTAGCGGATAACCTCAATATTTGTGACGGTGATCAATCCTTTGTGGACTAATTTTTTAAGCCCTGGAAGGATCTTTTCAATGACTTCGGCTTCTTCAATCACTTCGATTTTCATCGGGAGGCCGGAGCTTGCCCGTAGGAAGCGAATGCTATGTATTACTCCGTCTGGCCCCCAGCCAAAAACCCCTTTAAAAACAGTAGCCCCTTTTATTTCGTTGTCAGTAAGATAGGTAAGAACTTCCTGGTAAAGGGGCTTTTTCTGCCCTTTTTCATCTTCGTCTATATAGATTGACAAAAGCTTGTAGGCCATATTTTCCTCACAGGACAAAAGTTTTGGCCGCTAAAATTCCCAAGCGCACCCCTAGCAATCCCAAAAAAAGACTTAAAGCCACGTTTAAAAAGGCTAGCCAGAAAGCACCCCCTTCAATAAGGGCATTGGTTTCGTAAGCAAAGGTAGAAAAAGTGGTAAAAGACCCCAGGAAGCCCACCGCCAGCAACAAACGCATATTAGGCGAAATCAAAAGGGTTTCCGAAACAAGGGTCATGATAAAACCAAGGACAAGAGACCCAAGGCTATTTACCGTTAATGTGCCAAGGGGAAAGTAATGGGAAAAACGCATTACCAACCCTGAAACCCAGTATCTGGCAATAGCACCGCAAAAGCCACCCATGCCAACCCAAACTATTTTGTCCATGGCTAGAGTTCCCATCCCCAACGACGTACGAAGTTCATACCCCCAAGGGGGACGTATACTTTATCAAAACCAGCAGCATAAAGCACTCTCGCTGCTTCGTAAGCCCTCATAGAAGAATTACAAATTATGATTATCTCTTTGTCTCGAGGAATTTTGGCAATATTGTGTCTTACCTGGTCATATACAATCCATATCCAGCGGCCAGGATATTTTTCCATTAGAGGCTTGGCTTCTTTTTCGCTCCTTACGTCCAGGAAAATGGTATTAGGGTCTTCTTCTCTTAAGCGCTTTATCACCTCGTCAAATTCGATGGGCTTAAAAAGGCCGTCGGCTATGTTGTTAGCCACCATGGAAACAACGTTTAGAGGATCAAGAGCAGCGTTAAATGGTGGGGCATAAGCAAGTTCCATATAGGAGGTGTCTTCAAGCCTTGGTTTAAATTCAAGAAGTTTTGCGATGGAGTTCACCCGGGCCATAGCACCATCAGTCATGGGGCCAACTGCCTGAAAACCAAGTACGCGTCTGTCGCGTCTATCAGCTACTATTTCTACGAAAATTAGCCCGGCACCGGGATAGTAGTGGGCACGTTCTGTTTGGTTGTGAAGGGCATAAAAGGCGTCAAAACCCTCAAGCTTGGCCACTTCATAAGAAAGACCACAGCTTGCTACCGCAAGGTTAAAACATTTCATTACAAAGGCTCCGGTTGCCCCTCGAAAAGTTTCTGTGCCACCGGCAAGATTTGTACCAATTATGCGGCCGTGGCGGTTAGCAAGGGCCCCTGAAGAAATGACCATTTTTTTGCCGCTGATAAGATGGGTGATTTCAATGCAGTCTCCCCCGGCGTAAATGTTGGGATCAGAAGTTTGTAAGCGCTCGTTTACCACTATGCCCCCGGTGAGGGGAGAAACACATAGGCCTGCCTCCTTTGCTAATTGCGAATTAGGACGCACCCCGGTGGCCATAATAACGAGATCGCATTCATAGCGTCCATCTTCGGTTATTACCGCGGTGGCTTTGCCGTCTTTTCCTTCGATTTCTTTGGTGCGGGCGTTAAGCACAAGTTTTACACCCTTTTCTTTCAGATGTTCTGCTACAATTCGTGCCATAGGTGGGTCAAGCAACCGGGGAAGGGGCTGACCAAAGTATTCGAGTACCGTCACTTCAAGGCCCCAGAGATCCCGAAAGGCCTCTGCCATTTCAAGGCCAATGGCCCCGGCACCGATAATGGCGACTTTTTCCACCAGCCCTTTGGAAATGCGTTCTTTTATTTCTATGGCCGTATGAAGATTTGAAATGGCAAAGACTCCGTCAAGATCCCGACCTGGAATCGGAAGCAGAAAGGGTGAGGCCCCGGTGGCCAGGACGAGTTTGTCGTAGGCGATGGTGTCTTCCTTTCCAGAGTCAAGATATTTGACATGGACCAGTTTTTTTTCCCGGTCTATTTTGGTGGCAAGGGTTTTCGTTAAGGTATGAACACCTTTGGCATTTTCAAAAAACTTTTCGTCACGAAGCATCTTAAAAGCCGTAAGGCGTAATTCTTTTTCGTCGGGGATATCTCCTGAGACGTAATAAGGGATACCGCAGCCGCCGTAAGAAATGAGATCGTCTTTGTCTATCATGATCACTTCGGCTTGAGGGTTAAGGCGCTTGGCCCGGCAGGCTGCACGAGGCCCTGCGGCCACGGCTCCGATAACGACTATTCTTTCCGCCATGATTGCCCTCCAAAGGGATTTGTTTTTCGAAGTAGCAACACAATACCTTTAGCGCAAGTTTTTTTGTTAAAAAATTAGGATTTTTTTTGATAAAAAATATCCTGAAATAGCGGAAATGTTTTAAAATCTGTTTATCTTTTAAAGTGAAAGAAATTTTCTAATTTTCCCTGCAGGAGGGTGGTGAAAATGAAAAAAGAAAGAATCCTCAAGAAAGACTGGCCGGAATTCTTAAAAAAGTTTAACGCCGAGCATCAATTTCGACCTGTTTGCGTGTTGGTGGGTGGCCATGAGGTATGTCGCGATATGCCTTTTCTTGGCCTGGTTTACGAAGCCAAGAAAAAAGACGTTGAAGTAATCGTTGGCGGTGTTGATGTTGAACATACCGAACATCTTGTTCATACTTTACGCTCTCCCAGGGCG includes the following:
- a CDS encoding sodium/solute symporter, producing MTLTYPIAFLIVAISVFISIYISFYFRKHTRTTAAFYVAEGRIPWRINGMAMFGDYCSAASFLGVAGAISLMGVDGWWLALGFFATWMAVLFLVAAPLKNAGKFTVGDVLGARFGHSKGIRTVSMLTTIVLCSLYLVPQIVGAGHLFKLLLGWHYLTTVIVSGILITALVVLGGMRGTTFNQAVQGVVLLGAMLILLISATIIYFDGNILNIIKTAKKMVPTVVAAKQIPDVVKNAPDAVAAVEAARKALPDAPSALTPGVGLRDFWNHLSLVLGLFIGVLGLPHILIRFYTVRDAKAAQKSIEFTIWGLAIFYTSVLFVGLAIMYALYPVLVDLVATGKKGVATNMAVPMLGQKIGGELFLGIIAAGALAAMLSTCTGLLITATTSIAHDLYASIFKPHSPDEERVSFAKKAVFVLAGISIALAIWLKNQNVGMLVGMSFGIAASTFAPALILTVWWPRLTKQGVVWGMATGLVVSLVFTFARFFKLKSLLGLQVLVNPALYSVPVAFAVMVIVSLLTKDTGEVEKFFALAHRRK
- a CDS encoding bifunctional folylpolyglutamate synthase/dihydrofolate synthase; amino-acid sequence: MEFNEAKNWLSGFQFHGIKPGLSRINKLLASLGHPEKNYPCVHLAGTNGKGSTAAFLESILRAHGLKTGLYTSPHLVSVCERFKINGKNLSEEKFAKYCTDVKEVLGTGEATYFELTTAIAFWAFSQEKIDIAIIECGLGGRLDATNVITPALSIITPISYDHMAYLGETLSQIAREKAGIIKPGIPVVLAPQREEAREVILKSARQKKAPVYQYGRDFRCKPLTKDTHRYEGAHVFEGLVLSLRGEYQVENMALAIKAAEILEEKGFLRLSEEKLKKALSTTFWPCRFEFLPFEPPVILDAAHNEEGINLLLKNLSQAGIEKFILLFAASNEGGTKPFYKMLEKIMPKAAKIFICEPPGPRAPVTIEEWKKALNSNENISYYKSWEEALLAARKSQGKLPLVVAGSLYLAGRVRNALADNLNICDGDQSFVD
- a CDS encoding DUF190 domain-containing protein; the protein is MAYKLLSIYIDEDEKGQKKPLYQEVLTYLTDNEIKGATVFKGVFGWGPDGVIHSIRFLRASSGLPMKIEVIEEAEVIEKILPGLKKLVHKGLITVTNIEVIR
- the crcB gene encoding fluoride efflux transporter CrcB — encoded protein: MDKIVWVGMGGFCGAIARYWVSGLVMRFSHYFPLGTLTVNSLGSLVLGFIMTLVSETLLISPNMRLLLAVGFLGSFTTFSTFAYETNALIEGGAFWLAFLNVALSLFLGLLGVRLGILAAKTFVL
- a CDS encoding FAD-dependent oxidoreductase yields the protein MAERIVVIGAVAAGPRAACRAKRLNPQAEVIMIDKDDLISYGGCGIPYYVSGDIPDEKELRLTAFKMLRDEKFFENAKGVHTLTKTLATKIDREKKLVHVKYLDSGKEDTIAYDKLVLATGASPFLLPIPGRDLDGVFAISNLHTAIEIKERISKGLVEKVAIIGAGAIGLEMAEAFRDLWGLEVTVLEYFGQPLPRLLDPPMARIVAEHLKEKGVKLVLNARTKEIEGKDGKATAVITEDGRYECDLVIMATGVRPNSQLAKEAGLCVSPLTGGIVVNERLQTSDPNIYAGGDCIEITHLISGKKMVISSGALANRHGRIIGTNLAGGTETFRGATGAFVMKCFNLAVASCGLSYEVAKLEGFDAFYALHNQTERAHYYPGAGLIFVEIVADRRDRRVLGFQAVGPMTDGAMARVNSIAKLLEFKPRLEDTSYMELAYAPPFNAALDPLNVVSMVANNIADGLFKPIEFDEVIKRLREEDPNTIFLDVRSEKEAKPLMEKYPGRWIWIVYDQVRHNIAKIPRDKEIIIICNSSMRAYEAARVLYAAGFDKVYVPLGGMNFVRRWGWEL
- a CDS encoding DUF5335 family protein, which codes for MKKERILKKDWPEFLKKFNAEHQFRPVCVLVGGHEVCRDMPFLGLVYEAKKKDVEVIVGGVDVEHTEHLVHTLRSPRA